Proteins encoded within one genomic window of Macaca thibetana thibetana isolate TM-01 chromosome 3, ASM2454274v1, whole genome shotgun sequence:
- the ZBTB21 gene encoding zinc finger and BTB domain-containing protein 21 isoform X2 encodes MEGLLHYINPAHAISLLSALNEERLKGQLCDVLLIVGDQKFRAHKNVLAASSEYFQSLFTNKENESQAVFQLDFCEPDAFDNVLNYIYSSSLFVEKSSLAAVQELGYSLGISFLTNIVSKTPQAPFPACPNRKKVFVEDDENSSQKRSVIVCQSRNEAQGKTVSQNQPDVSHTSRPSPSIAVKANTNKPHVPKPVEPPHSLSLTEKSWPKDSSVGYAKSLEHSGSLDDPNRISLVKRNAVLPSKPLQDREAMDDKPGVSGQLPKGKALELALKRPRPPVLSLCSSSETPYVLKETNKGNGQGEDRNLLYYSKLGLVIPSSGSGSGNQSIDRSGPLVKSLLRRSLSMDSQVPVYSPSIDLKSSQGSSSVSSDAPGNVLCALSQKSSLKDCSEKTALDDRPQVLQPHRLRSFSASQSTDREGASPVTEVRIKTEPSSPLSDPSDIIRVTVGDAAATAAASSSSVTRDLSLKTEDDQKDMSRLPAKRRFQADRRLPFKKLKVNEHGSPVSEDNFEEGSSPTILDADFPDSDLNKDEFEQGSHERLCRNAAVCPYCSLRFFSPELKQEHESKCEYKKLTCLECMRTFKSSFSIWRHQVEVHNQNNMAPTENFSLPVLDHNGDVTGSSRPQSHPEPNKVNHIVTTKDDNVFSDSSEQVNFDSEDSSCLPEDLSLSKQLKIQVKEEPVEEAEEEAPEASTAPKEAGPSKEASLWPCEKCGKMFTVHKQLERHQELLCSVKPFICHVCNKAFRTNFRLWSHFQSHMSQASEESAHKESEVCPVPTNSPSPPPLPPPPPLPKIQPLEPDSPTGLSENPTPATEKLFVPQESDTLFYHAPPLSAITFKRQFMCKLCHRTFKTAFSLWSHEQTHN; translated from the exons ATGGAGGGATTACTGCATTACATCAACCCCGCACACGCCATTTCTCTCCTAAGTGCCCTGAATGAGGAGCGTCTCAAAGGACAGCTGTGCGATGTGCTGCTGATTGTTGGAGACCAAAAGTTCCGAGCTCATAAAAACGTCTTGGCTGCCAGCAGCGAATACTTTCAGAGTTTATtcacaaataaggaaaatgagtcaCAAGCTGTATTTCAGCTTGACTTCTGTGAGCCAGATGCTTTTGATAATGTTTTAAACTACATTTATTCTTCCTCTCTATTTGTTGAGAAGAGCAGCCTTGCTGCTGTGCAAGAACTTGGCTATAGTCTTGGGATTTCCTTTCTGACAAACATCGTTTCTAAAACACCTCAAGCCCCCTTTCCAGCGTGTCCTAATAGAAAAAAAGTGTTCGTAGAAGATGATGAAAACAGTTCTCAAAAGAGAAGTGTCATTGTTTGTCAAAGTAGAAACGAAGCACAAGGAAAAACTGTTAGTCAAAATCAACCTGATGTAAGCCATACTTCCCGGCCCTCTCCTAGCATTGCAGTCAAGGCTAATACCAATAAGCCACATGTCCCAAAACCAGTTGAACCGCCTCATAGTTTGTCATTAACTGAAAAGAGTTGGCCGAAAGATAGTTCTGTGGGATATGCAAAGTCTCTTGAGCATTCTGGATCTTTGGATGATCCTAATAGAATCAGTTTGGTGAAAAGAAATGCAGTATTGCCTTCAAAGCCTCTGCAAGACAGAGAAGCTATGGATGATAAACCAGGTGTGAGTGGTCAGCTTCCAAAAGGAAAAGCTCTAGAGCTGGCTTTGAAGAGACCACGGCCACCTGTTTTGTCTCTTTGTAGCTCATCAGAGACTCCCTATGTattaaaagaaactaacaaaggaaATGGTCAAGGTGAAGATAGAAACTTGTTGTATTATTCAAAGTTAGGCTTAGTGATCCCATCCAGTGGATCTGGTTCTGGAAACCAAAGCATTGACAGGAGTGGCCCACTTGTTAAGAGTCTCCTCAGACGGTCTTTGTCGATGGATAGCCAGGTTCCTGTCTATTCACCTTCCATAGATTTGAAATCTTCCCAGGGATCATCTTCGGTGTCCAGTGATGCACCAGGGAATGTGTTGTGTGCTTTATCTCAAAAGTCATCTTTAAAAGATTGTAGTGAAAAAACAGCCCTAGATGACAGGCCTCAAGTGCTACAACCGCATCGCCTCAGGTCCTTTAGTGCTTCTCAGTCAACAGACAGAGAGGGAGCCTCCCCTGTGACTGAGGTGCGCATAAAGACCGAGCCCAGCAGCCCGCTGTCGGACCCCTCGGACATCATCCGCGTCACTGTGGGAGATGCGGCAGCAACAGCAGCTGCCTCATCTTCATCGGTCACAAGAGACCTGTCTCTGAAAACAGAAGATGACCAAAAAGACATGAGCAGACTCCCAGCAAAAAGGAGGTTCCAAGCGGACCGAAGGTTGCCGTTTAAGAAGTTAAAGGTGAATGAGCATGGGTCTCCTGTGTCAGAAGATAATTTTGAGGAAGGCTCAAGCCCTACTATCCTTGATGCAGATTTTCCAGATTCTGATTTGAATAAAGACGAATTTG AGCAAGGAAGCCACGAGCGGCTGTGCCGGAACGCGGCCGTCTGCCCTTACTGCAGCCTCAGGTTTTTCTCGCCCGAGCTGAAGCAAGAACACGAGAGCAAGTGTGAGTATAAGAAGCTGACCTGCCTCGAGTGCATGCGCACCTTCAAGTCCTCTTTCAGCATCTGGCGGCACCAGGTTGAAGTCCATAATCAGAACAACATGGCACCCACCGAAAACTTTTCTTTGCCCGTTTTGGACCACAATGGTGATGTAACTGGTTCTTCAAGGCCCCAGTCCCACCCTGAGCCCAATAAAGTAAACCACATCGTCACCACAAAAGATGATAACGTGTTCAGTGATTCTTCAGAACAAGTTAACTTCGACTCGGAAGATTCCTCTTGTCTCCCTGAAGATCTTAGTCTTTCCAAGCAACTGAAAATCCAAGTCAAAGAGGAGCCtgtggaggaggctgaggaagaggcaCCCGAGGCCAGCACAGCCCCCAAAGAAGCGGGTCCTAGCAAAGAAGCCAGCCTGTGGCCCTGCGAGAAGTGTGGGAAGATGTTCACAGTGCACAAGCAGCTGGAGCGTCACCAGGAGCTTCTGTGCTCTGTGAAACCATTTATTTGTCACGTGTGCAACAAAGCTTTTCGCACTAATTTTAGACTCTGGAGTCACTTCCAGTCGCACATGTCTCAGGCTTCAGAGGAATCGGCACATAAGGAATCTGAGGTGTGCCCTGTTCCCACAAACTCTCCCTCTCCACCACCTCTGCCACCGCCACCGCCACTGCCCAAGATCCAGCCTTTGGAGCCTGACAGCCCCACAGGCCTGTCCGAAAACCCAACTCCAGCCACAGAAAAACTGTTTGTGCCCCAAGAATCAGACACCCTTTTTTACCATGCCCCACCCCTTTCAGCAATCACATTTAAAAGACAGTTTATGTGTAAACTTTGCCACAGGACATTCAAGACTGCATTTAGTCTTTGGAGTCACGAACAAACACACAATTGA
- the ZBTB21 gene encoding zinc finger and BTB domain-containing protein 21 isoform X1, which produces MEGLLHYINPAHAISLLSALNEERLKGQLCDVLLIVGDQKFRAHKNVLAASSEYFQSLFTNKENESQAVFQLDFCEPDAFDNVLNYIYSSSLFVEKSSLAAVQELGYSLGISFLTNIVSKTPQAPFPACPNRKKVFVEDDENSSQKRSVIVCQSRNEAQGKTVSQNQPDVSHTSRPSPSIAVKANTNKPHVPKPVEPPHSLSLTEKSWPKDSSVGYAKSLEHSGSLDDPNRISLVKRNAVLPSKPLQDREAMDDKPGVSGQLPKGKALELALKRPRPPVLSLCSSSETPYVLKETNKGNGQGEDRNLLYYSKLGLVIPSSGSGSGNQSIDRSGPLVKSLLRRSLSMDSQVPVYSPSIDLKSSQGSSSVSSDAPGNVLCALSQKSSLKDCSEKTALDDRPQVLQPHRLRSFSASQSTDREGASPVTEVRIKTEPSSPLSDPSDIIRVTVGDAAATAAASSSSVTRDLSLKTEDDQKDMSRLPAKRRFQADRRLPFKKLKVNEHGSPVSEDNFEEGSSPTILDADFPDSDLNKDEFGELEGTRPNKKFKCKHCLKIFRSTAGLHRHVNMYHNPEKPYACDICHKRFHTNFKVWTHCQTQHGIVKNPSPASSSHAVLDEKFQRKLIDIVREREIKKALIIKLRRGKPGFQGQSSSQAQQVIKRNLRSRAKGAYICTYCGKAYRFLSQFKQHIKMHPGEKPLGVNKVAKPKEHAPLASPVENKEVYQCRLCNAKLSSLLEQGSHERLCRNAAVCPYCSLRFFSPELKQEHESKCEYKKLTCLECMRTFKSSFSIWRHQVEVHNQNNMAPTENFSLPVLDHNGDVTGSSRPQSHPEPNKVNHIVTTKDDNVFSDSSEQVNFDSEDSSCLPEDLSLSKQLKIQVKEEPVEEAEEEAPEASTAPKEAGPSKEASLWPCEKCGKMFTVHKQLERHQELLCSVKPFICHVCNKAFRTNFRLWSHFQSHMSQASEESAHKESEVCPVPTNSPSPPPLPPPPPLPKIQPLEPDSPTGLSENPTPATEKLFVPQESDTLFYHAPPLSAITFKRQFMCKLCHRTFKTAFSLWSHEQTHN; this is translated from the coding sequence ATGGAGGGATTACTGCATTACATCAACCCCGCACACGCCATTTCTCTCCTAAGTGCCCTGAATGAGGAGCGTCTCAAAGGACAGCTGTGCGATGTGCTGCTGATTGTTGGAGACCAAAAGTTCCGAGCTCATAAAAACGTCTTGGCTGCCAGCAGCGAATACTTTCAGAGTTTATtcacaaataaggaaaatgagtcaCAAGCTGTATTTCAGCTTGACTTCTGTGAGCCAGATGCTTTTGATAATGTTTTAAACTACATTTATTCTTCCTCTCTATTTGTTGAGAAGAGCAGCCTTGCTGCTGTGCAAGAACTTGGCTATAGTCTTGGGATTTCCTTTCTGACAAACATCGTTTCTAAAACACCTCAAGCCCCCTTTCCAGCGTGTCCTAATAGAAAAAAAGTGTTCGTAGAAGATGATGAAAACAGTTCTCAAAAGAGAAGTGTCATTGTTTGTCAAAGTAGAAACGAAGCACAAGGAAAAACTGTTAGTCAAAATCAACCTGATGTAAGCCATACTTCCCGGCCCTCTCCTAGCATTGCAGTCAAGGCTAATACCAATAAGCCACATGTCCCAAAACCAGTTGAACCGCCTCATAGTTTGTCATTAACTGAAAAGAGTTGGCCGAAAGATAGTTCTGTGGGATATGCAAAGTCTCTTGAGCATTCTGGATCTTTGGATGATCCTAATAGAATCAGTTTGGTGAAAAGAAATGCAGTATTGCCTTCAAAGCCTCTGCAAGACAGAGAAGCTATGGATGATAAACCAGGTGTGAGTGGTCAGCTTCCAAAAGGAAAAGCTCTAGAGCTGGCTTTGAAGAGACCACGGCCACCTGTTTTGTCTCTTTGTAGCTCATCAGAGACTCCCTATGTattaaaagaaactaacaaaggaaATGGTCAAGGTGAAGATAGAAACTTGTTGTATTATTCAAAGTTAGGCTTAGTGATCCCATCCAGTGGATCTGGTTCTGGAAACCAAAGCATTGACAGGAGTGGCCCACTTGTTAAGAGTCTCCTCAGACGGTCTTTGTCGATGGATAGCCAGGTTCCTGTCTATTCACCTTCCATAGATTTGAAATCTTCCCAGGGATCATCTTCGGTGTCCAGTGATGCACCAGGGAATGTGTTGTGTGCTTTATCTCAAAAGTCATCTTTAAAAGATTGTAGTGAAAAAACAGCCCTAGATGACAGGCCTCAAGTGCTACAACCGCATCGCCTCAGGTCCTTTAGTGCTTCTCAGTCAACAGACAGAGAGGGAGCCTCCCCTGTGACTGAGGTGCGCATAAAGACCGAGCCCAGCAGCCCGCTGTCGGACCCCTCGGACATCATCCGCGTCACTGTGGGAGATGCGGCAGCAACAGCAGCTGCCTCATCTTCATCGGTCACAAGAGACCTGTCTCTGAAAACAGAAGATGACCAAAAAGACATGAGCAGACTCCCAGCAAAAAGGAGGTTCCAAGCGGACCGAAGGTTGCCGTTTAAGAAGTTAAAGGTGAATGAGCATGGGTCTCCTGTGTCAGAAGATAATTTTGAGGAAGGCTCAAGCCCTACTATCCTTGATGCAGATTTTCCAGATTCTGATTTGAATAAAGACGAATTTGGTGAGTTGGAGGGGACGAGaccaaacaaaaaatttaaatgcaaacatTGCCTTAAGATCTTTAGATCAACAGCAGGTCTTCACCGTCATGTTAACATGTACCATAACCCAGAAAAGCCCTACGCTTGTGACATCTGTCACAAGAGGTTTCACACCAACTTCAAAGTGTGGACACACTGTCAGACCCAACATGGCATAGTGAAGAACCCATCACCAGCCTCTAGTTCACATGCTGTTTTGGatgaaaaattccaaagaaaGCTGATTGAcatagtgagagagagagaaattaagaagGCCCTGATCATTAAGTTAAGGCGCGGCAAGCCTGGTTTTCAGGGACAGAGTAGCTCCCAAGCGCAGCAAGTCATCAAGAGGAACTTGAGATCTCGAGCCAAAGGAGCTTACATTTGTACTTACTGCGGAAAAGCATACCGCTTTCTCTCTCAATTTAAGCAGCACATAAAAATGCATCCAGGAGAAAAACCCCTTGGAGTAAATAAAGTTGCTAAACCAAAAGAGCATGCTCCTCTTGCAAGTCCAGTAGAAAACAAGGAGGTTTACCAGTGCCGTCTCTGTAATGCTAAGCTCTCTTCTCTCCTAGAGCAAGGAAGCCACGAGCGGCTGTGCCGGAACGCGGCCGTCTGCCCTTACTGCAGCCTCAGGTTTTTCTCGCCCGAGCTGAAGCAAGAACACGAGAGCAAGTGTGAGTATAAGAAGCTGACCTGCCTCGAGTGCATGCGCACCTTCAAGTCCTCTTTCAGCATCTGGCGGCACCAGGTTGAAGTCCATAATCAGAACAACATGGCACCCACCGAAAACTTTTCTTTGCCCGTTTTGGACCACAATGGTGATGTAACTGGTTCTTCAAGGCCCCAGTCCCACCCTGAGCCCAATAAAGTAAACCACATCGTCACCACAAAAGATGATAACGTGTTCAGTGATTCTTCAGAACAAGTTAACTTCGACTCGGAAGATTCCTCTTGTCTCCCTGAAGATCTTAGTCTTTCCAAGCAACTGAAAATCCAAGTCAAAGAGGAGCCtgtggaggaggctgaggaagaggcaCCCGAGGCCAGCACAGCCCCCAAAGAAGCGGGTCCTAGCAAAGAAGCCAGCCTGTGGCCCTGCGAGAAGTGTGGGAAGATGTTCACAGTGCACAAGCAGCTGGAGCGTCACCAGGAGCTTCTGTGCTCTGTGAAACCATTTATTTGTCACGTGTGCAACAAAGCTTTTCGCACTAATTTTAGACTCTGGAGTCACTTCCAGTCGCACATGTCTCAGGCTTCAGAGGAATCGGCACATAAGGAATCTGAGGTGTGCCCTGTTCCCACAAACTCTCCCTCTCCACCACCTCTGCCACCGCCACCGCCACTGCCCAAGATCCAGCCTTTGGAGCCTGACAGCCCCACAGGCCTGTCCGAAAACCCAACTCCAGCCACAGAAAAACTGTTTGTGCCCCAAGAATCAGACACCCTTTTTTACCATGCCCCACCCCTTTCAGCAATCACATTTAAAAGACAGTTTATGTGTAAACTTTGCCACAGGACATTCAAGACTGCATTTAGTCTTTGGAGTCACGAACAAACACACAATTGA